One Lytechinus pictus isolate F3 Inbred chromosome 12, Lp3.0, whole genome shotgun sequence genomic region harbors:
- the LOC129273570 gene encoding PWWP domain-containing protein 2A-like, which yields MSAVLPKPKMASQIAEDGPKIGSVLPVEVEQALPDLLMVSLKSGGKVFRGVLIDTNSGACPVGVPDTTNLGSRLNKDFGVQVMDTAVILPKEDPGTGDTATKVEDSALSFRQSYFQNMPLPPARPLLFGKKEKTPEIKQKTIAHGRSRQFRLRPRQLLCSNCKGTCQSVKAKTATRNRTDKSSLKKRKADSSGDVVRKKPRPDPRVTTNGGTNVGKTNAGASSSRPLSTPAKSENRSIKKTSPAIKISYATPGKGQRLIVRIPPRTNNFKQSSTSQGIGSKSKNRVLTVPLSPLSSLGKHKIDSITKRPLANGLHNSPVKTQHDKIRIVKSKGTYTIPTEKLPVRTYGPLPGSPKIVNGGNKLVANVTVKPIPLLNGYRSVNSPQKKEKLPSAPNILPPFYISDTASDCSSHTSRGSRRGSKKGKQNGSINNNNSECEFDSDASSKEASKKIEVKSNIHKKNVTKSIMPCGRTVCVGDIIWGKITGFPWWPGRIVQIIVTRSNEGSITLQEAQITWFASRSISFMPLTKLPPFLGEFKKYYDKKRKGLYKEAITQATKAAEALSSEVRELHTMFETPLNKS from the exons ATGTCAGCTGTATTACCGAAGCCAAAAATGGCTTCGCAAATTGCTGAAGACGGTCCGAAAATTGGATCTGTCTTGCCGGTCGAAGTAGAACAAGCTCTTCCAGATCTGCTAATGGTGTCACTGAAGTCTGGAGGCAAAGTTTTTCGTGGTGTTCTGATTGACACGAATTCAGG AGCATGTCCTGTAGGTGTGCCAGATACAACCAACCTTGGTTCACGTTTGAACAAGGACTTTGGGGTGCAGGTCATGGACACAGCTGTCATCCTACCCAAAGAAGATCCAGGGACAGGGGACACTGCTACAAAAGTAGAGGATTCAGCCTTGAGCTTTAGACAATCCTACTTCCAGAATATGCCATTGCCACCCGCAAGACCACTTCTTTTTGGTAAGAAAGAAAAGACACcagaaatcaaacaaaagacAATCGCTCATGGAAGGTCCAGACAGTTTCGGTTGCGACCTCGGCAGTTGCTTTGCAGCAACTGCAAAGGAACTTGTCAGTCAGTAAAAGCAAAGACTGCCACAAGAAACAGAACTGACAAGAGTAGTCTTAAGAAGCGGAAAGCAGATTCTTCAGGAGATGTTGTCCGTAAAAAGCCCAGGCCCGACCCGAGAGTCACAACAAATGGTGGAACTAATGTGGGTAAAACAAATGCAGGGGCTTCAAGTTCCCGTCCGTTGAGTACTCCAGCAAAGTCAGAAAACAGGTCTATCAAGAAAACCAGCCCTGCGATAAAGATATCATATGCAACACCTGGGAAAGGACAAAGATTGATTGTGAGGATACCACCTCGCACAAACAATTTCAAGCAAAGTTCTACCTCTCAAGGGATAGGATCTAAGAGCAAGAACAGAGTACTAACTGTTCCATTATCACCACTATCTTCACTTGGTAAGCATAAAATTGACTCCATAACGAAGAGACCGTTGGCGAATGGGTTGCATAATTCACCAGTGAAAACCCAGCATGACAAAATCAGGATTGTAAAGTCCAAAGGAACTTACACAATTCCTACAGAAAAGTTACCTGTAAGAACTTATGGCCCTCTCCCGGGGTCACCAAAGATAGTGAACGGAGGAAACAAACTGGTTGCAAATGTCACTGTCAAGCCGATACCATTACTTAATGGGTATCGTTCAGTGAACAGTCCACAGAAGAAAGAGAAACTGCCTTCCGCCCCTAATATCTTGCCACCATTTTATATCAGTGATACAGCCAGTGATTGTTCATCTCATACTAGTAGGGGTTCAAGAAGAGGGAGTAAGAAAGGAAAGCAGAATGGCTCtatcaacaacaacaattcAGAATGTGAGTTTGACTCTGATGCTTCATCAAAGGAAGCCTCTAAGAAAATAGAGGTGAAATCCAACATTCACAAGAAGAATGTGACAAAGAGCATCATGCCTTGTGGCAGGACAGTCTGTGTAGGTGACATCATCTGGGGGAAGATAACAGGATTCCCTTGGTGGCCAGGTCGCATCGTCCAGATCATCGTGACACGAAGCAACGAAGGTAGCATCACTCTGCAGGAGGCTCAGATCACTTGGTTTGCATCACGTTCCATCTCCTTCATGCCACTCACCAAGCTTCCACCATTCCTGGGGGAGTTCAAGAAGTACTATGACAAGAAGAGGAAGGGGCTGTACAAGGAGGCTATCACTCAGGCAACCAAGGCTGCAGAGGCACTGTCCAGTGAAGTACGAGAACTCCATACTATGTTTGAAACTCCACTTAATAAATCCTAA